From a single Lentisphaera profundi genomic region:
- a CDS encoding sialate O-acetylesterase — translation MNKIILFSLLLLQASLFGEVKLNSIFTSGAVLQRDVELPIYGTAKDGEEITVTFAGETQTTLAKDGKWKVFFNPQKAGGPFTIKVQGSNTIVLNELLMGDVWLCSGQSNMQYYFYQYYKKYPEIIGDKSKTYVNSQIRIVKTNAGGSSIPQDELVLNHQWKELNPDNIRFFSATAYYFGVNLQESINVPIGLIQSCLSATAIDLWIPTPVIHSNPLYKKDSDQYKKLLADFPAKNEIYQEDLKEWQKKHQVNDLALHKVPAAIRRTMPREPIGPNSTKLPSALYNKMIAPLHQFPIKGILWYQGEANANNFERVKAYESQLPDLIKSWRAGWGLGDLPFYWVQLAAYKNKVDKPQDDSWPWMRHTMDKVQGLVKNGAMACVIDVGMQKDIHPPYKKFAGDRLALLARKLTYNEDVVHQGPTYKSFAIKNNKILVAFENTGSGLKTKPLVLDNGKIKVDADKLYGFTVCGPEQKYHTAQARIVDASTIELWSDKVASPKHVRYAWYNFPLANLYNNEDLPTYPFRTDNFEPKKY, via the coding sequence ATGAATAAAATTATTTTATTTTCCTTGCTCTTACTACAGGCCTCTCTTTTTGGAGAGGTAAAACTGAATAGCATTTTCACCTCAGGAGCAGTACTCCAGCGGGATGTAGAGTTGCCCATATACGGCACTGCTAAAGATGGCGAGGAAATTACCGTTACTTTTGCCGGCGAGACTCAGACGACCCTAGCAAAAGATGGTAAGTGGAAGGTTTTCTTCAATCCTCAAAAAGCTGGTGGCCCTTTTACAATCAAAGTGCAAGGCAGTAACACAATTGTGCTGAATGAGCTATTAATGGGAGATGTGTGGCTCTGCTCCGGGCAATCCAATATGCAGTACTACTTTTATCAGTATTACAAAAAATATCCCGAAATCATTGGAGATAAATCTAAGACGTATGTGAATTCCCAAATCAGAATCGTCAAAACCAATGCTGGCGGAAGTTCTATACCCCAAGATGAGCTAGTACTGAATCATCAATGGAAAGAACTTAATCCAGATAACATTCGTTTCTTTAGTGCTACAGCCTATTATTTTGGCGTTAATTTACAGGAAAGCATAAATGTGCCAATAGGCTTAATCCAAAGCTGTTTAAGTGCCACTGCGATTGATCTTTGGATACCGACTCCGGTCATACATTCAAATCCACTCTACAAAAAAGATTCTGATCAGTATAAAAAATTACTTGCAGATTTTCCCGCAAAAAATGAAATCTATCAGGAAGATTTAAAGGAATGGCAAAAAAAGCATCAAGTAAATGATTTAGCACTTCATAAAGTACCCGCGGCAATAAGGAGAACAATGCCCAGGGAGCCTATAGGTCCTAATAGTACCAAGCTCCCGTCAGCGCTTTATAACAAAATGATTGCACCCCTTCATCAGTTTCCGATTAAAGGAATACTTTGGTACCAAGGTGAAGCTAATGCTAATAATTTTGAAAGAGTTAAAGCCTACGAATCTCAGCTCCCCGATCTGATCAAAAGCTGGAGAGCAGGGTGGGGTCTAGGTGATTTACCTTTTTATTGGGTACAACTCGCCGCGTATAAGAATAAAGTTGATAAGCCACAGGATGATTCTTGGCCTTGGATGCGACATACTATGGATAAGGTTCAGGGGCTCGTAAAAAATGGAGCGATGGCCTGTGTGATTGATGTTGGGATGCAGAAAGATATTCATCCTCCCTATAAAAAGTTTGCTGGAGATAGACTGGCCTTGTTAGCTAGAAAACTCACTTACAATGAAGATGTGGTTCACCAAGGTCCCACATATAAATCTTTTGCTATCAAAAATAATAAAATTCTTGTCGCTTTTGAAAACACTGGTAGTGGCCTTAAAACGAAGCCCTTGGTTTTGGATAATGGTAAGATTAAAGTTGACGCAGATAAACTTTATGGATTTACCGTGTGTGGCCCTGAGCAAAAGTATCATACGGCTCAAGCAAGAATTGTAGATGCAAGCACTATCGAGCTATGGTCCGACAAGGTAGCAAGTCCTAAACATGTTCGTTATGCTTGGTACAATTTCCCGCTTGCCAATTTATATAACAATGAAGATTTACCTACTTATCCATTTAGGACCGATAATTTTGAGCCAAAAAAATACTAA
- a CDS encoding aldo/keto reductase, with protein MASPYSRRQFLTRSAQLSSALMIAGSAKAYENSSEESDSFGKILARRKLGKTSLNPTIYTVGGWHVGRQSELNAQGIIDNAIKQGIRFFDTANMYQNGGSERHYGKFLTPKYGKHVEIMSKSTAKNGDQLIKHIEQSFESLKVDQIDLFMIHSIASESDVDSRLKNGVLEVLQDYKKQGKIKHIGFSGHRDFKAHQHLLNKKLPDIEACLMPINLADPSYKSFINNTINIMTEQKIGILAMKSLCNGGFFGNGKSGRKYKDVPSVIPDKVSIAQAHHFALSLPISTLVSGVDSPEQINANLKNIWEFKALSKKEQAELIELCRSAAETGKMENFKA; from the coding sequence ATGGCATCACCTTACTCCAGAAGACAGTTTCTCACTCGTTCAGCACAACTTTCCTCTGCACTGATGATTGCTGGAAGTGCAAAAGCTTATGAAAATTCATCTGAAGAAAGTGATTCTTTCGGCAAAATTCTAGCTCGTCGCAAACTGGGGAAAACAAGTTTGAATCCCACTATCTATACTGTTGGTGGTTGGCATGTGGGACGTCAAAGTGAGCTCAATGCTCAAGGTATTATTGATAATGCAATCAAACAAGGTATTCGCTTTTTTGACACGGCTAACATGTACCAAAATGGTGGTAGCGAACGGCATTACGGTAAATTCCTCACTCCCAAATACGGTAAGCATGTAGAAATCATGTCAAAGAGTACGGCTAAAAATGGTGATCAATTGATCAAGCATATTGAGCAATCTTTCGAAAGCTTAAAAGTTGATCAAATAGACCTCTTTATGATTCATAGTATTGCGAGTGAAAGCGATGTAGATTCTCGTCTCAAGAATGGTGTTCTTGAAGTTTTACAGGATTATAAAAAACAAGGAAAAATCAAACATATAGGTTTTTCTGGTCACAGGGATTTTAAAGCTCACCAACACCTACTCAATAAAAAACTACCCGATATTGAAGCCTGTCTCATGCCGATTAACTTAGCAGATCCCTCGTATAAGAGTTTTATTAATAATACAATCAATATAATGACCGAGCAAAAAATCGGTATTCTCGCGATGAAATCACTTTGTAATGGTGGTTTTTTTGGCAATGGTAAATCTGGACGCAAGTACAAAGATGTACCCAGTGTCATTCCCGATAAAGTTTCTATTGCCCAAGCCCATCACTTTGCCCTCTCCCTTCCTATTTCCACACTCGTGAGTGGCGTTGATAGCCCGGAACAAATCAATGCTAACCTTAAAAATATCTGGGAATTCAAAGCTCTTAGCAAAAAAGAACAAGCCGAACTCATCGAACTCTGCCGTTCCGCAGCGGAAACGGGAAAAATGGAAAATTTCAAAGCTTAG
- a CDS encoding type II secretion system protein produces MKKNFTLIELLVVVAIIGILASLLLPVLGKARKTARTAVCVSNMKQISTASYLYLDDNLDTFPGYYIHGGQAHNSLPMYSLVGVKGKQGGYVYEPEYKMVNPYLGDFTGDDRVPVAHCPLDEKPLNSAFSGDTTYDAIGSSYGLNSRTNTDLKIGGLDADGNNKGQYTGVSLSEISTASSEMVMALEVNAWHFATAGSANIWSTGWHGNNKYTMAFIDGHVKNMTVYDQNKNNDNYKFDRNNP; encoded by the coding sequence ATGAAAAAGAATTTTACGCTTATTGAGTTATTAGTGGTCGTTGCGATCATAGGTATTTTGGCTTCACTTCTTCTTCCCGTCTTAGGCAAAGCTAGAAAAACTGCCAGAACTGCGGTGTGTGTTTCCAATATGAAGCAGATTTCTACCGCATCTTACTTATATCTCGATGATAATCTAGATACTTTTCCAGGTTATTATATCCATGGAGGCCAAGCTCATAATTCTTTGCCCATGTATTCTTTAGTAGGAGTGAAGGGTAAACAGGGTGGTTATGTTTACGAACCTGAATATAAAATGGTGAATCCCTATTTAGGAGATTTCACTGGTGATGACCGTGTACCAGTAGCGCACTGTCCCCTAGATGAAAAACCCTTAAATTCTGCTTTTTCAGGTGATACAACTTATGATGCCATTGGTTCTTCTTATGGCTTGAATTCTCGAACAAATACAGATTTGAAAATTGGTGGACTTGATGCAGATGGTAATAATAAAGGTCAATATACCGGCGTATCATTGAGTGAAATCTCAACAGCTAGTTCAGAGATGGTAATGGCTTTGGAAGTGAATGCTTGGCATTTTGCAACTGCTGGAAGTGCCAATATTTGGAGTACTGGCTGGCATGGAAATAATAAATACACAATGGCTTTTATTGATGGTCACGTAAAAAACATGACGGTCTATGATCAGAATAAAAATAATGATAACTATAAATTCGATCGCAATAATCCATAA
- a CDS encoding sialate O-acetylesterase has protein sequence MHNKLIMKSKNLILLMGLQLFFLTTVIADIRLPTVLTDGMVLQRDKAITIWGWADAQEKLKVSLGNDSATTKADRSGQWSVSLKAQKANSEGQLLTIKGNNTIRIKDVLIGEVWLASGQSNMEFRMNQTANKDDIAKAKYPNIRLFHVKKNKSAFGLDNVQGSWQKCTPESVATFSAVAYHYGKNLHENLNIPIGLISAAVGGTQIEPWTPLEGFQQKEILKEYADLVAGYTKNTRVLHTSPSAYYFAMIHPLLKLKLRGLIWYQGECSLGQKGDGAIYTDKTYALIKGLRDNFQQEDLSFYFVQMPPFLYVGRFKKQCTKTLTVESLPLFNEAQMNCLKTIPNSGMVVVSDKIDKVQGIHPTNKAVVGYRLSLWAMAKNYGRPNIVYSGPLYKSYKVSGNKIIIEFDHVGSGLTTLDGAALTHFQIAGKDRKFIEAKASVVGKTILVESSNIRSPMAVRFSWHEAAIPNFANAEKLPASPFRTYDWK, from the coding sequence ATGCATAATAAACTAATTATGAAAAGTAAAAATCTCATTTTACTTATGGGCTTACAGCTATTTTTCCTAACGACGGTCATTGCTGATATTAGGCTACCAACGGTACTTACTGACGGCATGGTACTTCAGCGTGATAAAGCTATCACAATTTGGGGTTGGGCTGATGCTCAAGAAAAACTTAAAGTCAGTCTCGGAAATGATAGCGCCACAACTAAAGCAGATAGGAGTGGTCAATGGTCAGTTTCACTTAAAGCACAAAAAGCGAATAGTGAAGGTCAATTATTAACTATTAAAGGCAATAATACGATCAGAATCAAAGATGTTCTGATCGGAGAAGTTTGGTTGGCTAGTGGCCAATCCAATATGGAATTTCGTATGAACCAAACCGCTAATAAAGATGATATTGCAAAAGCCAAGTACCCCAATATTCGCTTGTTTCATGTGAAAAAAAATAAGTCTGCTTTTGGTTTAGATAATGTTCAGGGATCTTGGCAAAAATGCACTCCAGAATCAGTGGCAACCTTTTCTGCAGTCGCTTACCACTACGGAAAGAATCTTCATGAAAATCTAAATATTCCGATTGGCTTAATTTCTGCGGCAGTGGGAGGGACTCAAATTGAACCTTGGACTCCACTTGAAGGTTTTCAACAAAAAGAAATTCTTAAAGAATATGCAGATCTAGTTGCTGGCTATACAAAAAATACAAGAGTATTACACACGAGCCCGTCGGCGTATTATTTTGCGATGATTCACCCACTACTTAAGCTTAAATTAAGAGGTCTGATATGGTATCAAGGTGAGTGTAGCCTAGGACAAAAAGGCGATGGCGCTATTTACACCGACAAGACTTACGCTTTGATCAAGGGTTTACGTGATAATTTTCAACAAGAAGATCTTTCCTTTTATTTTGTTCAAATGCCACCATTTCTTTATGTTGGAAGATTCAAAAAGCAATGCACAAAAACACTGACAGTGGAATCATTGCCTTTGTTTAATGAGGCCCAAATGAATTGCCTTAAGACAATTCCGAATTCAGGAATGGTTGTGGTGTCTGATAAAATAGATAAGGTTCAAGGCATTCATCCAACTAATAAAGCTGTTGTGGGTTACCGCCTTTCCTTATGGGCCATGGCCAAAAACTATGGCAGACCAAATATCGTATATTCCGGACCTCTCTACAAATCTTATAAAGTGAGTGGAAATAAGATCATTATAGAATTTGATCATGTGGGTAGCGGATTAACTACTTTAGACGGTGCAGCACTCACTCATTTTCAGATTGCGGGTAAAGATAGAAAGTTTATTGAGGCTAAAGCAAGTGTAGTAGGAAAAACAATCCTTGTAGAGAGCTCTAATATAAGATCGCCAATGGCGGTACGATTCTCATGGCATGAAGCTGCCATCCCCAATTTTGCTAATGCGGAAAAGTTACCCGCCTCACCATTTAGAACTTATGATTGGAAATAA